The DNA region TGCGCCACCTGGTCGTCCAGCCAGGTGCGGGCATGGGCGCCGGAGGCGGCCAGCCGCGCGCATTCGCGCCAGTGGGCGGCGGTGGCCTCGTCGTATTCCACCTGGCCGTAGATGAAGGGATAGCGATAGTCGCGCCAGTTGCGCGGCTTGACGATGGCGCGCAGGCGCGACGGGTGCTGCGCCAGGCGGGCGTCCCAGTCCGGCGCGTCGTCGGGCCGCGCGAACAGTTGCTGGGGATCGGTCTTCAGGCTGGCCTGCTGGCGTTCGCCCAGCACGTGCGGATTGATGTAGAAGCCGCGGCGGCTGGAGGCCACCAGATACCCTTCCTGCGCCAGCTTCTCGTAGACCAGCACGACGGTATTGCGCGACAGCCCCAGCTCCTCGCTCAGGCGGCGGCTCGACGGCATGGGCTCGTGCGCCGGCAGCGAGCCGTCGAACATCGCGTTCAACAGCTTCTCGCGCAACTGCTCCTGCAGGCCGCGGCCGCGGTGGAAGGGCGCGAAACGCGCCGGGCCGGCCGCCCTGTCCGCCGTCGCCATGGCCGCCGCCGTCATGCCGCGCCCGCCGCGTCGCGTTCCAGGAAGCGGCGCACGCGCTCGGTGGACGGGCGGGTGAAGAAGGTTTCCGGGTCGGCCTTCTCGATCAGCTTGCCCTGGTCGAGGAAGACCACCTGGTCGGACACCGCGCGGGCGAAGTCCATTTCATGCGTGACCACCATCATGGTGTAGCCCTCGGCCGAGAGGTCCCGCATGACGGTCAGCACCTCGCCCACCCGTTCGGGATCCAGGGCCGACGTCGGTTCGTCGAACAGCAGGACCTCCGGCTCGATGGCCAGCACGCGCGCGATCGCCACGCGCTGCTTCTGCCCGCCCGACAGCGTATGCGGATACTGGCCCGCCTTCTCGGCCATGCCCACTTTTTCCAGCAAGGCCATGGCCCGTTCGCGCGCCACGGTCTTGGGCACGCCCTGCACGTGCACCGGCACCTCCATGACGTTGTGCAGCACCGTCAGGTGCGGCCACAGGTTGAAGCTCTGGAACACCATGCCGGTGCGGGCGCGCATCGCGGCCAGTTCGCGCGGCCGCAGGGGACGGCCGGTGTCCGGGTTCACGCCC from Bordetella genomosp. 10 includes:
- a CDS encoding amino acid ABC transporter ATP-binding protein, producing MSELPAVSIRNVSKSFGGYEVLRDIDLVVRKGEVVSILGASGSGKSTLLRCVNWLEQPDRGEIHIAGARMGVNPDTGRPLRPRELAAMRARTGMVFQSFNLWPHLTVLHNVMEVPVHVQGVPKTVARERAMALLEKVGMAEKAGQYPHTLSGGQKQRVAIARVLAIEPEVLLFDEPTSALDPERVGEVLTVMRDLSAEGYTMMVVTHEMDFARAVSDQVVFLDQGKLIEKADPETFFTRPSTERVRRFLERDAAGAA